From Lysinibacillus sp. SGAir0095, the proteins below share one genomic window:
- a CDS encoding stage III sporulation protein AC, which yields MELQDVLRVAGVGLIIALLHVFFEQIGKKEFSFFIFFIAYLYITAELIRFLRLFFGDILTFFQWLNLN from the coding sequence ATGGAGTTACAGGACGTTTTGCGAGTAGCTGGGGTAGGGTTAATCATTGCTTTACTTCATGTTTTCTTCGAGCAAATCGGCAAAAAGGAATTCTCATTTTTTATATTTTTTATCGCATATTTGTATATTACAGCAGAATTAATACGATTTTTACGGCTTTTCTTTGGCGATATTCTTACATTCTTCCAATGGCTTAATTTAAATTAG
- the efp gene encoding elongation factor P, producing MISVNDFRTGLTVEIDGQLYRVLDFQHVKPGKGAAFVRSKLRNLRNGNVTEKTFRAGEKVEKAQIDNRKMQYLYAQGDSHVFMDMESYEQTELAGAQIEEELKYLLENMEVHIQSYQGEMLGVELPNTVVLEVAETEPGIKGDTASGGTKPAKMQTGLMVNVPFFVNEGDKLIINTTDGSYVSRA from the coding sequence ATGATCTCAGTTAATGATTTCCGTACTGGCCTTACAGTTGAAATCGATGGCCAATTATACCGTGTTTTAGATTTCCAACACGTTAAACCAGGGAAAGGTGCAGCATTCGTTCGTTCAAAATTACGTAACCTAAGAAATGGCAACGTAACAGAAAAAACTTTCCGTGCTGGTGAAAAAGTAGAGAAAGCTCAAATTGACAATCGTAAAATGCAATATTTATATGCACAAGGTGATTCTCACGTATTCATGGATATGGAATCATATGAACAAACTGAACTTGCAGGAGCACAAATCGAAGAAGAGTTAAAATATCTTCTAGAAAATATGGAAGTTCACATTCAATCTTACCAAGGTGAGATGTTAGGTGTAGAATTACCAAATACAGTTGTTCTTGAAGTTGCTGAAACAGAACCAGGTATCAAAGGTGACACAGCTTCTGGCGGAACAAAACCTGCGAAAATGCAAACAGGTTTAATGGTAAACGTACCATTCTTCGTTAACGAAGGAGACAAATTAATTATTAACACTACGGATGGTTCATACGTATCACGTGCATAA